The following are from one region of the Mauremys reevesii isolate NIE-2019 linkage group 2, ASM1616193v1, whole genome shotgun sequence genome:
- the YTHDF3 gene encoding YTH domain-containing family protein 3 gives MSATSVDQRPKGQGNKVSVQNGSIHQKDAVNDDDFEPYLSSQTNQSNSYPPMSDPYMPSYYAPSIGFPYSLSEAAWSTAGDPPMPYLTTYGQMSNGEHHYIPDGVFSQPGALGNTPPFLGQHGFNFFPGNADFSTWGTSGSQGQSTQSSAYSSSYGYPPSSLGRAIADGQAGFGNDTLSKVPGISSIEQGMSGLKIGGDMTAAVTKTVGSALSSTGMTSIAANSVPPVSSSAPKPTSWAAIARKPAKPQPKLKPKGNVGIGGPAVPPPPIKHNMNIGTWDEKGSVVKAPPSQPILPPQTIIQQPQPLIQPPPLVQSQLPQQQPQPPQPQQQQGPQQQAQPHQLQQQQQLQNRWVAPRNRGVGFSQNNGGVGSENFGLGVVPVSSSPGVEVHPVLEKLKAINNYNPKDFDWNLKNGRVFIIKSYSEDDIHRSIKYSIWCSTEHGNKRLDAAYRSLNGKGPLYLLFSVNGSGHFCGVAEMKSVVDYNAYAGVWSQDKWKGKFDVKWIFVKDVPNNQLRHIRLENNDNKPVTNSRDTQEVPLEKAKQVLKIIATFKHTTSIFDDFAHYEKRQEEEEAMRRERNRNKQ, from the exons ATGTCAGCCACCAGCGTCGATCAG AGACCTAAAGGACAGGGAAATAAAG TTTCAGTACAAAACGGTTCGATTCATCAAAAGGATGCAGTAAATGATGATGACTTTGAGCCATATCTAAGTAGCCAGACAAATCAG AGTAACAGCTATCCACCAATGTCAGACCCATACATGCCTAGTTATTATGCTCCATCCATTGGATTTCCATATTCTCTAAGTGAAGCAGCATGGTCCACTGCAGGTGACCCTCCAATGCCATACTTGACAACCTATGGACAGATGAGCAATGGTGAACATCACTATATACCTGATGGTGTGTTTAGTCAACCTGGGGCTTTAGGAAATACCCCTCCATTCCTTGGTCAACatggatttaatttttttcctgggAATGCAGATTTCTCTACATGGGGGACAAGTGGATCTCAGGGACAATCAACACAAAGCTCTGCTTATAGCAGCAGCTATGGCTATCCACCTAGCTCTCTTGGTAGAGCCATAGCAGATGGACAGGCTGGATTTGGCAATGATACTTTGAGCAAGGTGCCTGGGATTAGCAGCATTGAGCAAGGCATGAGTGGACTGAAAATTGGTGGGGATATGACAGCTGCTGTGACAAAAACTGTAGGTTCAGCTCTGAGCAGTACAGGTATGACAAGCATTGCAGCAAATAGTGTGCCCCCAGTTAGCAGTTCAGCACCTAAACCAACCTCCTGGGCTGCCATCgctaggaagcctgctaaacctCAGCCGAAACTCAAGCCTAAGGGTAATGTGGGAATTGGGGGCCCTGCTGTACCACCACCTCCTATAAAACACAACATGAACATTGGAACTTGGGATGAGAAAGGATCCGTGGTAAAAGCACCCCCTTCCCAGCCAATACTGCCTCCTCAGACTATAATACAGCAGCCTCAGCCATTAATTCAACCACCACCATTGGTGCAAAGCCAACTGCCTCAACAGCAGCCTCAGCCACCACAACCACAGCAGCAACAAGGACCTCAGCAGCAGGCCCAGCCTCACCAgttgcagcagcaacagcagctgcaAAACCGCTGGGTAGCTCCTCGTAACAGGGGCGTGGGCTTCAGCCAGAACAATGGAGGAGTTGGCAGCGAAAACTTTGGCTTAGGTGTTGTACCTGTCAGCTCTTCACCTGGTGTAGAGGTGCACCCAGTACTGGAGAAACTAAAGGCCATAAACAACTATAATCCCAAAGACTTTGATTGGAATCTGAAGAATGGACGTGTGTTTATAATCAAAAGCTATTCGGAGGATGATATACACCGCTCCATTAAATACTCTATCTGGTGTAGTACTGAACATGGTAATAAACGCTTGGATGCTGCTTACCGTTCCCTGAATGGGAAAGGTCCACTCTATTTACTCTTCAGTGTGAATGGCAGTGGACACTTTTGTGGAGTGGCTGAGATGAAGTCTGTTGTGGACTACAATGCATATGCCGGAGTCTGGTCTCAGGATAAGTGGAAGGGGAAGTTTGATGTTAAGTGGATCTTTGTCAAAGACGTTCCCAATAACCAGCTGCGGCACATTCGTTTGGAAAACAATGACAACAAACCGGTTACCAATTCGAGGGACACTCAAGAGGTACCCCTAGAAAAAGCCAAGCAAGTGCTTAAAATAATTGCTACTTTCAAGCATACCACCTCAATCTTTGATGACTTTGCACACTATGAAAAGCGtcaagaggaggaggaagccatGCGTAGG gagaGAAATAGAAACAAACAATAA